The window TGGTAGGCCAATTCGTCGAGCGGCGCGGCCAGGCTTTCGACATTCGGCACGTCGACGGTCGCCTCCCACGGCTCCGAGCTGGCCAGCAGGTAACTGGTGATATCGGCCGCCGGATCGGTGACGACTGTCTGGCCGTCCACTTCGCTTGCGATCGGCTCGAGGAACAGGTTCGGCATCACGGTGCGCGTGTGATAGCGATTCGGCTCGCGCACCCAGCTATAGAGCCACTTCTGACCGTCGGGCGTGTTGAGCTTGCCCGCCAGACGCGACAGGTCCGGACCCTGGGTGGCCTCGCCCGCGGGGAACTCGTACTGCTGATGGCAGGCGAGGCAGCCCCGTTGCTCGAAGAGGCGCTTGCCGCGTTCGGGGGAGGGATCTTCCGTCACACCCTCGGGACGAGGCAGGTACTCGAACGGTTGGCTGGCTTGCATCAGGTAGTGCGAGATCGAATAGATTTCGACCGGTTCGTAGAGCTTGGCCGTGGCGAGCCCCGGCGACTCGACCATCACCGGCTTGTCGGTCGGCCGACCATCGGGATCCAGCTCGAAGACGAGGTTCCCTTCGGCGTCGACCTCCTGCAACGGCTCGAGGTGATCCCACAGGCCGAAGAACTTGGGCATCCGCGTCGAAGGACGGAAGTTCTTCGGATCGCGGACCCAGTCGTAGACCCACTTCATGTCCACCTTCGACGCGAGATGTCGCAGGCTGGGGCCGACACGACGCTGCTTGCCGGGAAGCTCATCGTCCGAGCCGAGCATGTTGGCCAGCTTGGCGGCTTCGCGCGTCAGCGGCTTGAGATCCTCGGCCGGCGTTTCAGCTTCTTCGGTCGCCTCCGGTTCTGCACCCTGCTTGGCCTTCTCTTGAGCCTGGATGCGCAGCTTGAGCGACTCGGCCAACAGCTTGCGTGAACGCTCCGACTCGGGATGCTCGACCACCTGGTGGGCAAGCTGCTGTTCTTTCGCGCTCAACGACTGCGTGGCGAGCAACTGCTCGGCAGCCGCAAAGTAATTCGGTTCGGTGCGCAGATCCGGGCCGATTCGCTTTCGCGGACCGTCCCAGCCCAGGATCTCGTGGCAGCCGAAGCAGCCATAGGTGCGAACCAGGTCGTAGCCCTGGGTCACCTTTGGCGCGGGGGGCTCGGGGAAACGCTCGCTCGGCTCGAGATCGGTCACCTCGTGATGGCACTTCAAGCAGGTACTCTCGATGAACCGCTCCGGGTACATCGGGAAGATCCAGTGATGGTTGTCGAACCAACCGTGTTCGTTGCGCCACGCTTCCATCTGGCGCGGCGTATTCGGCGTGTGCGAGGCCCACTGGAAGTCCGTGGCGCTCCCCTGCCCTTCATGGCAAATCGTGCAGCCGAGATCGCCCAGTTTGTGCGGGCTGAGCGAACCGATAAAGAGATCCAAGCGGGGATGCGAGGCAAACGGCTGGCTGACCCCGCGACGCACGACGAGCGGAATCGACTCGCCCCACGTGACCCGGCCGAGCAGATACTCTTCCACCATCCCACGGCTGAGAATCGTCACGTCGCGCACACGGACAATCACATCCCCCGGGAAGAGGCCCGCCATCGCGGCGAGGCTCTGCGGACGCACGACACCCACGGTGACTTCACCGCGCTCGAGCGACGTCTCGGCCAAATCGAGGCCATAAACATCTTCGAGCGTGGGGGGGGCGGGTTCATCCTCGGCATTGCGGCCGACGGGGGCCGGCTTCTCTTCCGGGGTCGCCAGCGAAATCGAGATTTCCTCGGCGGCGACGTACGCCGGATCTGCCGGCGAGCCCGGCATCGTACGCTCGATTCCCTGGTGGCACGTCGTGCAACGATCGAAACGCGCCACGTCGCGGAAATTGTTGTTGATCGTCAGCTTGGGCAGCCAGATCTGGTCGATCTTCAGCGGGCGGCCGAAACCGTCGATGATCGGCATCGACAACAGTTGGTCGGCCCAATTCCAGCGCACGTCCTCGAGCGACTCGTCGAGCCGCTTCACGGCGCCGTCATGATCGGCCAAGGCCTTCGTCGCATCGGTGATCGGCGTGTTGATGCGCGCCACAATCTCGTCGAGTTGCTTGCGGAAGGTGTTCGCCTGCTGGTAATCGACCGTGAGTTGATCGACGCGATTCTTTGCCTTGTTGACCACTTCCTGCATGCGGTCGAGTTCGGGCTGCGGCGCCTCGTGCCCCACGGCGGCCTCATACTGGCTGCGCACCACGTCGAGCTCGGCACGCTGGAACTTCATCTCGCGCGAGGCGTTCTCCTCGCGGACGCGGGCCTTGGCCAGCACGTCGTCGAGCTCAGAAATGAGCGTCGCACGTGTAGCGGGGGTGGGAGCGGCCTCGAGCGCGGCGTAGGCATCGGCGATCGACGCGCTGTTCGCGCCTGGCTGGTTCTCATTCGTCACGCCGACGAACTCGTCGATGTCGCTCTTCGCGGGAACCGATGCCTGAGCCGCAGCGAGCGACTCTTCGAGCTCAAGACGTTTGGCGCCCCATTCGTGCGTCTTTTCGGCCGTGAGGCGCACGTTGTTGGTCCAGGCCTCAACGTCGCGGAAGCGGCGTTGATAGCCCTTCCATTCGCGCGTATGGTCGGCCGCTAGCATCCAGATCGTGCCGGCGAGCATCAAGAATCCGGTCACACCGAAGGCAGTGTGCAACAGCTTTTGATCGCGCCAAGTTTGTTCGTTCGCTGGCATGTTTTGCTAATCAGACGAGAAGGAGCAGGCAACCGCGGTTCGCGGCAGGGACGACACGTTCTCGCACGCTCTCGTTCAGAAGTTCAGGAACCACTCGGGAATGTAGACGATGTATTTCAGGTTGAACGTCCAGCGGAGCAACATCTTCAAGGGCAACGCCGCCATGAACAGCAGCAGGTTGGCCAGAATCATGTAGCGGATGAAACCCATGCGGACGAAAAACTTGCGGAAGACCGTGGCCGCCATGACCGGCGGCAACAGCAGGAAGTAGAGCGCCAGAATGAGGATGCCCGGCGACTCGCGATAGACGATGAACAGCGCCTGGGTCAGAAAGCTCGCCCCCTCGGGGGCCTTCGGCAGGCCCCGATTGAGCGAAATCACCCAGAAGAACTCCGACAGGTTGATGTTGTTGAGCGCCAACACCTTGTGCGGATCCCAGTACTCGAACGGGCCGAAGAAGTTCCAGTTCGGTCCGCGGAGGAACGTCCCCAGTATGATCAGCGTGATCCACAGTTCCAGAAAGCCGATCTGGAACATGATGTAGCTGAACTTGCGTTCCTTGATCGTGTAATAGCCGTTGCCGGCCTTGTTGAAGTCGATGAACGGAATCGCCATCAGGCCGAAGAGCACGAGGCTCGGCAACACCACGCCCGCCATCCAGGGGTCGTAGTAGACGAGCATTTCCTGCAAGCCGAGGAAGTACCAGGGGGCCTTCGACGGGTTCGGCGTTTTCACCGAGCTGGCAGGCTCCTCGAGCGGCGCCTGCAGGGCGATGGCCCAGACGATCAAAAACGCCGTCAGGGCGATCATGCAGATCATCTCGGTGTAGACGAGATCGGGCCATACCAACACCTTCTCGTTGTCGAGCTTCTCGAGCGGCTCGAGCCCCTGCTCGTGCCGGCGATCGTTCTCCACGGCCTTGGCCGTCGCCAGCCAGGTGAAGAAGCCCAGCAGGAACACCAGGCCCACGATCGGCACGTTGTCGGGCTTGGTCACGATCGAGGCGAAGTTGGCGTTCGCCATCGACAGCCCCATCAGCAGCAGGGCCAGATTGAAACCCGTCCATGCCACGACCGGCTTGACGAAGAATTCGCGCCCCAGATAGAGCACGACGAGCACGATCGTCGTGCCGAGCGTGTAAGTCACGGCGCCACTGGCCGCGTCGATGGCATGGCGCACCGCCTCGGGCAAACCGGGCAGCCGGCCGCTGAAGGCCAGCGGGGCCAGCACCAGAAAGGCGGTCGACACGACCAGCCAGACGATCGCCTGACGAATCTTATCCAAGCGCAGCCAGAGATACATCGCCGCCAGCGCGTTCATCACGCTGAGCGACAAGTAGTAGAAGCCGAGGAACCCCTTGATGTCGTTGACAAAGACAGCGGGGTCTGGTCCGTGCATGATATTCTTGCTCGACGCTTGCCGGCCACGAGTCACGCGACCGCTGCGCTCTGGCTGGCTAACTCAATGGATTCCCAACGGCATCCGGCGAGCCGCACCGTAAACCTTTCCGCTTCCCGTCGCCGCTACACGCCGACTCGCGGTCGCCATCTGGCGACCCGCAGCCCGGGCGGACGGCGCCGGTGCGGCAAGCCTACAGCGGGCCGCTGATACCCCCGTCTTTTCGCACCCGCCAGAAGTGGATCGCCAGCAACAGCGCCACGGCCAGCGGAATGCCGATGCAGTGCAACACATAAAAGCGATTCAGCGTCTCTTCGCCCACGAAGCGCGCACCCAGCAGCATGAAGCGCGCGTCCGAGGCATCGCTGATCATGTCGATTCCCTTGACGTTCAAGATGCCCTGCAGCGGACCCTCGTAGCCCAGCACCGGTGTGGCACGAGCCATGTTCGATCCCACCGTGATGGCCCAGATGGCCAACTGATCCCACGGCAGCAGGTAGCCCGTGAACGATAAGAGCAGAGTAAGCAAGAGCAGGATCACCCCCACGACCCAGTTGAATTCGCGCGGAGGTTTATAGCTTCCCGTGAGAAACACACGGTACATGTGCAACCAGACGGTAATCACCATCGCGTGGGCGCCCCAGCGATGGATCTCGCGCAAGATGCCCAGCGACGTCACGTCGCGCAGCGCGAGAATGTCGTTGTAGGCCCATTCGAGCGTGGGCCGGTAGTAGAACATGAGCAGCACGCCGGTGACCGTCTCGACCAGAAACAGGAAGAAGGTCACGCCCCCCATGCACCAGGTGTAGCTGAGGGCGATGCCTTGCTTCTTGATCGAAACGGGATGCAGATGCAGGAAGAAATTCGTCAGCATCACGACGATGCGGTTACGACGGTCTTGCGGCATCGGGTGCCGAAAGATGCTCTTCCAAACCTGACTATTGCGGATCGTCTCGCCGAGGGACATGAGCGGTTGTCGAGTCTTTCAACAAAAAGGGCCTGGGAGGTTCACTACCTGGGTACAACGACCGCGGAAACCGGCGACAGCGGGACTACCGCTCGATCTCGCTTCAACATCCCTGCAAAGGCGGGCTCTCACACTCACAACTCAAAGGTCATCCACACCCCACCTGCTCGACTGGATCAAACCATCACGAAGCAGTTGGGATCTTTCCACTGACCCATTTCTTCCTGGAAAATCCGGCTCTTGTCGATTTCCAACTGGCCATCGTCTGCCAGCCGAATGGCATAACGCTCGAGGGGACGCGGAGCGGGACCCTCGAAGTTGATGCCATCCTTATAAAAACCGCTGCCGTGGCAGGGGCATTTGAATTTCTGTTCACCCTCGAGCCAGTTCGGCGTGCAACCCAGGTGCGTGCAAACCGTGCGCAGGGCGAAGATCTGCTGCTGACCCTGCCACTCGGTGTTCACGACCCAGACCCCGAATTGCGCCTTGAACTTGTCGGCCACCTGGCCGGGTGGGAAGTCATTAGGAAAGCCAACCTTGAAACGGCTCGGCGGCTCGGTCAACACATTGGGGAACGCAAAACGCGCCGCCCCCAACCCCCACAGGCCACTGGTGGCGGCCAACGAGGTAAAGCCCGCTCCCAGGAACGAGCCCAGAATCAAACCGAGAATGCCGCGACGATCGGCATCCGCGGCCGCAGCGCCCTTGCCCGGGGGCTTGCCCACCGCGGCGGGCTTCGCCGGCATGGGGGGCGCCACGAGCGGCGCCTTGGCGGGCTTCTCCTTGGCGACCACTCCCTTTTCAGCAGCCTCGGCCTTCGAAACCGGGCCGGCTTTGTTCGGGTTTCGCGCGGCGGCCAGAATGCTGGCCGTGTCCTTCGCGCCAGCGGCCTTGGCAGGAGCCACCTTCTTTTCCGCCGGCTCCTTCTTCGCCGGAGCAGCCTTGGCGGCCGCGGCGGGGACCTCTTTCTTCGGCGCGGGAGCAGCCGGCTTGGCCGCGCCGGCCGAACCGCCGGAACGCGCCGCCGCCAGAATGTCTTTCACACTGGGACGAGCACCACCCGCGGCCGGCTGGGGGGCCGCCGGCTTCGGCGCCGGCTCGCTGGCCGCTTCTTCAGCAGGCACGGCAGCCGTCGCCTCTTCGACCGGAGCGGACGATTCCTCTGCGGGGGGCGGGCTCGCGGGGGGCTCCGATGCTGCGCCACCATCCGCGCGTCGTGCGGCGGCCAGAATATCCGCCACCGACATCTTTTTCTTGTCTGCCATGCGGCTGACCTTCACTCCACAGCGAGACAATTACCAGTACATTTCACCGCCGGGCATGAATTCCCCCGCAGTGCCGTACCGAAGGCGAACATCCCTGGCCGACCACTCCCTCGGCAGCAAGCCAATATGCCACAACAAGTTGCGCTGTTTGATAGCACTTACGGCGCGACACTGTGACAAATTTCACAAACTCGCCTTATCCTTTTTATCCGAACCAGTCGAGAAGTCAACCACACTTTGGGCGATCGATGCCCCTCCTCTTTGCAACGCCTGACCACGCGACTCCGCCGACACGTCTCGCTGCTGCGCTCAGTAAATTCGTGTCGCGCGTTGGGCGAGATTTGCGCTGCGACTGCTCCTCCCAAGACTCGGATGCGAACGCCTTGCCGCGACCACTCGTCAGGCATTCAGCGACCGGTCGACTTCTTCGAAGACGACTGTTGTACTTTGTTGGTGCCGCCTGCGTAAGCTGGTAGCCTGACCAACGGAAGCGAAACCTGATCGCGCTGCGACCAGGTTCGAATCGCACCCGCCTCGTGCGGCGTGACTTGTCGCCCGCCTGCTGTACTTACCTGCCTTCTTGCGCTCACGCGTTCTATCGGAGTTCTCGTCGATGATCGGCTCTCGATCGGTCCGCCTGTTGGGACTTGCTGCGCTATCGCTTGCCGTTGCCCTGCTGATCCTTCCCGTGCTCGAGTCGGGCGCGGACGAAGCCAAACCTGAGCCGAGCGCCGAGCAATTGCTGACGCCGCAACCGCGTCCGGCCCGCCCTGCCCTGCCCCCCAGCGTATTGCCGCTGAAGCTGACCAAGGGCGAACGTGTCGCGCTGGTGGGCAACTCGACGGCCGAACGGATGAATCTCTTCGGTCACTTCGAAACGTTGCTTCACTCGCGCTTCCCCGAGCTCGAGTTGGTGGTGCGCAACTTCGCCCGCCCCGCCGATGAAGTCTCGGTTCGCCAACGTCCCAGCGATTACCACAAGCTCGACGATCCGATCGCGGCCTTTTCGGCCGATACGTATCTGCTCTTCTTCGGTTTCAATGAATCGTTCGCCGGACCTGAGGGAGTGGAAAAGTTTCAGGCCGATTACGAACGTCTGCTCGACGAGCTGGCGCAGAAATATCCGCGCGACGACACAGGCGCCACGCCGCGCTTCGTCATCGTTTCGCCGATCGCCTTCGAAGCGCCCGCCGATCGACTGCTGCCCGACGGCACACGAGAAAACGAGCATCTGCGTCTCTATCGCGACGCGGCGGCCGCCGTGACGAAAAAGCGCAACCTGGCCTTCGTCGACGTTTTCGACTCGACCCATCAGCTTTTCGCCGCCGAGCCCGGCCTGCAATTCACGGTCAATGGCGCGCACGTGAACGAGGCGGGCGATCGTGCCGTCGCCGAAGTGCTCGATCGCGCCCTCTTCGGTGGCGACCATCCAGCCGAGATTGGCTCACCCGCATTCGAGGCGCTACGCGCGGCGGTGAACGACAAGTCCTGGATCCACCTGCAAGACTACCGCATGCTCAACGGCTGGTACGTCTACGGCGGACGACGCACGTGGGATACCGAGACCTTCCCGCGCGAGTACGCCAAGATTCGCAAGATGGCCGAAGTGCGCGATCGCTACGTGAGCGACCTGGCACAAGGCAAAACGGTTTCAGCCGCTCCCGATGACGGCAATACCGGCGAGCTCTTCACTCCCGCGACGCGCTTCGGCGAACCGCGGCAGAAGTATTCCGAAGCGGACGAGTTGCGCTACCTCTCGCCCGATGAACTTATCGAGTCCTGCACGGTGCCCGAAGGTTTTGAAATCAAGCTTTTCGCCGACGAGAAGCAGTTCCCCGAACTGGCCAAGCCGGTGCAGATGTCGTTCGACAACAAGGGACGGCTCTGGGTTTCGACAATGCCCAGCTATCCGCAGTGGAAGCCGGGCGATCCGAAGCCGGCCGACAAGCTGCTCATTCTCGAGGATACCGACGGCGACGGACGCGCCGACTACTGCCAGACGTTCTACGACAAGCTCCACTGCCCGACCGGCTTCGACTTCTTCAACGGCGGCGTGCTCGTCGTCGATCAGCCGCGGTTGATCTGGCTCAAGGACCACGATGGTGACGATCGTGCGGATGAAGTCGTCCACCTGTACGACGGTTTCGCCACCGACGACACGCATCATACGGTGGGCTCGTTCGAGACGAATCACGGCGGCCTGCTGCACATGCTCGAAGGCATCGCCATGAGCACGACCGTCGAGACTCCCTGGGGTCCGTTCCGTAATTTCGGCACGGGGGGCGCCTACGTGCTCGACCCGGCCGCGCATCGTCTCTCGCACTACATCACGCCCGGCTACGGCAACCCCTGGTGCTACATCTTCGACGAGTGGGGACAAGGCATCGTCGGCGACGGCACCGGCGCTGTGCAGCACTGGGACACGCCGCTGTCGGGCGCGCAGCGTGGCCAACGTCAGGGATTGAAGCCGATCTTCAACAACGAGGGCATGCGTCCCTGCATCGGCAGCGAATTCCTGGTCACGCGACAGTTTCCCGACGACGTGCAGAAGCAATTCATCTATGCCTGCGTGATCAACATGAACGGCCTGCCGCGGTTCGAGATCCACGACGACGGCGCCGGCTTCGACGGCAGCCGTCTAAAGATGGCCGACGGTCAGCCCGACGATTTGATTCGCTCGACCGACAAGCATTTCCGCCCGGTCGATCCACAGATCGGACCCGATGGCGCGTTGTGGTTTGGCGATTGGGCGAACGCGCTCATCGGCCACATGCAGTACTCGCAACGCGATCCGAATCGCGATCACCAGCGCGGCCGGATCTATCGCCTGGTGGCAAAGGCTCGACCACTGGTCGAGCCGGTGACGCAAGCCGGCAAGCCAGTGCCGGAACTGCTCGAACAGCTTCGCACCTACGAATGGCGCACGCGCGAACGGGCACGCCGCGAACTGCGCGATCGCCCGACAGAGGAAGTCCTATCGGCCGTAACGAGTTGGGCCGCGGGACTCGATCCCAAAGATCCCGCGCACGACCGGCTGTTGACCGAGGCGCTGTGGATTCAGCAGGCGCATCATTCGATCGACGCGGCGACGATGGAACAGGTGCTGGCGCTTCCCAGCTTCCAGGCCCGAGCCGCGGCAACGCGCGTGGCGGCGGATAGCTTGCCCGACTCGTTTGGCATTCTGGCACGCATGTCGCAGGACGAGCATCCGCGCGTCCGTACTGAGGCGGTTCGCGGTTTGAGCTTTATTTCGACACCAGAGTCGGTGCAGATGCTGCTGGATACGGCCAAGCTGCCGCTCGACTACTGGACGCGCTACACGCTCGAACACGCGCTCTCCGCCAATGAGAACGTCTGGCGGCAACCGTTTCTCACGGGCCAAATCGCCAGCGACAATCCGACGGGGCAGGAACTGCTCGCGCACATCCTCTCGCAATCGAAGGCCGGCGGCGAGGCGCTCCCCTATCTGCGCAACCTGCTCGGCCAGGAGACGCAGCCCGACGAGGTACGCAACAAGTCGATGCAGGCCCTGGCCGACATGCAAGGAGACGCGAACAACGGGCGGCAGGTCTTCCTGCGCACCTGTACGGCCTGCCACAAAATCGGCCACGACGGTCGCGAGTACGGGCCCGACCTATCTCAGGTAGGAAAAAAGCTCTCCAAATTAAAACTCGTCGAATCGCTGATCGACCCGAACGCCGAGGTGGACGCCAAGTACAACTCAACGGCGGTCGCCACGAGCGACGGGCGCATCATCACCGGCCTGCTCTCCCAGGAGACGGAAACGGAACTGGTGATCTTCGACGGCAAAGACGCCGTGACGATCAAGAAGGCGGACATCGACCAGCGCGAAACGCTCAAGCAAAGCAGCATGCCCGAGGGATTGGCCGGCTCGCTGGCGCCGGTCGAGGTGCTGGACGTGGTGGAGTATCTGTCGGGGTTGAAGTAATGTGCGATATGACACAGTGGCCGAAAGCACGGCTGTTGCGCGACAATCTCGGTGTCTTGGAATTACAAGAGGTCGTGTGAGTTGTTGCCACGCGAACTCACTGGAAGAGCCCTCCACCCTCCTCTTGTTGCTGCGCAACACCGACGATTCGGCGACTCAGGCCGCCTAAGTTGCTAATCCACTGCGCCGATTCGTCGGTGCTACCAACGTTGAATTGCAGCTCATTAGCCTGCCTGACACGGCTGGCGGCACACACGGACTGACCTTTTTCTCGCGGTTCCGTGTTATACTGGCGGCTTGGCCCTCCCCTGCCCTGGCACCGCACCTGGCGGCCGGGTACCTGCCTCGAAGAAATCGCCACTCCCGAGGACGCGCGATGCCCATCGCCCGCCACTTCAACCATGCCTTGGCAAGTCTCCGTTATCCGCCACGCACGCCCTTGCGCCTTCGCGGCCTTTGCGTCTTTGCGTTAAAAACGTTCGCTTTGCCGTTGTTGGTTGCGCTGGTAGCAAGAGAGTCGGCCGAAAGTGCCCGAGCCGACGATACCCCACAGCCACGGAAGCTCGAGTTCAGCCGCGATATTCGTCCGATCCTCTCGAACAAGTGCTTTACCTGCCACGGTCCCGATGCCGGGCAGCGTCAGGCCGGCTTGCGACTGGACCTGCGCGACGACGCGCTCGCCGAGCTCCCCTCAGGCGATCATGCCCTCGTGCCGGGCAATCTCGAGGCCAGCACCCTCGTGGCCCGCATCTCGGCCGAGGATGAAACGATGCGCATGCCTCCGGCCGACACGGGCAAACCCCTCACGGCCGAGGAAGTGGCCCTGCTCAAACGTTGGGTCGCCGAGGGAGCCCGCTGGGGCGAACACTGGGCCTTCGTCGCGCCGCAGCGTCCCGAGCTACCGGCGGTGAAGCTCACCGACTGGCCGCGCAATCCAATCGACCATTTCGTGCTCGCCCGGCTCGAAGAAGAACAACTGCAACCGGCGCCCGAGGCGGATCGTGCGTCGCTCCTGCGCCGCCTGACGTTCGACCTGACGGGACTGCCGCCGACGCCGCAGGAAGTCCGCGCGTTTCAGCTCGACAACAGCCCGCAGGCCTACGAGAAGGTCGTCGAACGCTTGCTCGCCTCGCCCCACTACGGCGAGCACATGGCGCGTCACTGGCTCGATGCCGCCCGCTATGGCGACACGCACGGGCTGCACCTCGACAACGAACGCTCGATCTGGCCCTATCGCGATTGGGTCATCGACGCCTTTCAACGCAATATGCCCTTCGACCGGTTCACCGTCGAGCAACTGGCGGGAGACTTGCTGCCCAACCGCACGCTCGAGCAGCAGATCGCCACCGGCTTCAATCGCTGCAACGTGACGACGAGTGAAGGGGGCTCGATCGATGCCGAGTACCTCGTGCGCTACGCGGTCGATCGCGTCGAGACGACGTCGACCGTGTGGATGGGGCTGACCCTGGGCTGCGCCGTCTGCCACGATCACAAGTACGACCCCTTCACGCAGCACGAGTTCTATCAGCTCTTTGCCTACTTCAATAGCCAGACGGAACGCGCGATGGACGGCAACGCCCTATCGCCTCCCCCGGTGGTGCGCG of the Pirellulales bacterium genome contains:
- a CDS encoding cytochrome b N-terminal domain-containing protein, which translates into the protein MSLGETIRNSQVWKSIFRHPMPQDRRNRIVVMLTNFFLHLHPVSIKKQGIALSYTWCMGGVTFFLFLVETVTGVLLMFYYRPTLEWAYNDILALRDVTSLGILREIHRWGAHAMVITVWLHMYRVFLTGSYKPPREFNWVVGVILLLLTLLLSFTGYLLPWDQLAIWAITVGSNMARATPVLGYEGPLQGILNVKGIDMISDASDARFMLLGARFVGEETLNRFYVLHCIGIPLAVALLLAIHFWRVRKDGGISGPL
- a CDS encoding c-type cytochrome, with the protein product MIGSRSVRLLGLAALSLAVALLILPVLESGADEAKPEPSAEQLLTPQPRPARPALPPSVLPLKLTKGERVALVGNSTAERMNLFGHFETLLHSRFPELELVVRNFARPADEVSVRQRPSDYHKLDDPIAAFSADTYLLFFGFNESFAGPEGVEKFQADYERLLDELAQKYPRDDTGATPRFVIVSPIAFEAPADRLLPDGTRENEHLRLYRDAAAAVTKKRNLAFVDVFDSTHQLFAAEPGLQFTVNGAHVNEAGDRAVAEVLDRALFGGDHPAEIGSPAFEALRAAVNDKSWIHLQDYRMLNGWYVYGGRRTWDTETFPREYAKIRKMAEVRDRYVSDLAQGKTVSAAPDDGNTGELFTPATRFGEPRQKYSEADELRYLSPDELIESCTVPEGFEIKLFADEKQFPELAKPVQMSFDNKGRLWVSTMPSYPQWKPGDPKPADKLLILEDTDGDGRADYCQTFYDKLHCPTGFDFFNGGVLVVDQPRLIWLKDHDGDDRADEVVHLYDGFATDDTHHTVGSFETNHGGLLHMLEGIAMSTTVETPWGPFRNFGTGGAYVLDPAAHRLSHYITPGYGNPWCYIFDEWGQGIVGDGTGAVQHWDTPLSGAQRGQRQGLKPIFNNEGMRPCIGSEFLVTRQFPDDVQKQFIYACVINMNGLPRFEIHDDGAGFDGSRLKMADGQPDDLIRSTDKHFRPVDPQIGPDGALWFGDWANALIGHMQYSQRDPNRDHQRGRIYRLVAKARPLVEPVTQAGKPVPELLEQLRTYEWRTRERARRELRDRPTEEVLSAVTSWAAGLDPKDPAHDRLLTEALWIQQAHHSIDAATMEQVLALPSFQARAAATRVAADSLPDSFGILARMSQDEHPRVRTEAVRGLSFISTPESVQMLLDTAKLPLDYWTRYTLEHALSANENVWRQPFLTGQIASDNPTGQELLAHILSQSKAGGEALPYLRNLLGQETQPDEVRNKSMQALADMQGDANNGRQVFLRTCTACHKIGHDGREYGPDLSQVGKKLSKLKLVESLIDPNAEVDAKYNSTAVATSDGRIITGLLSQETETELVIFDGKDAVTIKKADIDQRETLKQSSMPEGLAGSLAPVEVLDVVEYLSGLK
- a CDS encoding ubiquinol-cytochrome c reductase iron-sulfur subunit, which translates into the protein MADKKKMSVADILAAARRADGGAASEPPASPPPAEESSAPVEEATAAVPAEEAASEPAPKPAAPQPAAGGARPSVKDILAAARSGGSAGAAKPAAPAPKKEVPAAAAKAAPAKKEPAEKKVAPAKAAGAKDTASILAAARNPNKAGPVSKAEAAEKGVVAKEKPAKAPLVAPPMPAKPAAVGKPPGKGAAAADADRRGILGLILGSFLGAGFTSLAATSGLWGLGAARFAFPNVLTEPPSRFKVGFPNDFPPGQVADKFKAQFGVWVVNTEWQGQQQIFALRTVCTHLGCTPNWLEGEQKFKCPCHGSGFYKDGINFEGPAPRPLERYAIRLADDGQLEIDKSRIFQEEMGQWKDPNCFVMV
- a CDS encoding c-type cytochrome codes for the protein MPANEQTWRDQKLLHTAFGVTGFLMLAGTIWMLAADHTREWKGYQRRFRDVEAWTNNVRLTAEKTHEWGAKRLELEESLAAAQASVPAKSDIDEFVGVTNENQPGANSASIADAYAALEAAPTPATRATLISELDDVLAKARVREENASREMKFQRAELDVVRSQYEAAVGHEAPQPELDRMQEVVNKAKNRVDQLTVDYQQANTFRKQLDEIVARINTPITDATKALADHDGAVKRLDESLEDVRWNWADQLLSMPIIDGFGRPLKIDQIWLPKLTINNNFRDVARFDRCTTCHQGIERTMPGSPADPAYVAAEEISISLATPEEKPAPVGRNAEDEPAPPTLEDVYGLDLAETSLERGEVTVGVVRPQSLAAMAGLFPGDVIVRVRDVTILSRGMVEEYLLGRVTWGESIPLVVRRGVSQPFASHPRLDLFIGSLSPHKLGDLGCTICHEGQGSATDFQWASHTPNTPRQMEAWRNEHGWFDNHHWIFPMYPERFIESTCLKCHHEVTDLEPSERFPEPPAPKVTQGYDLVRTYGCFGCHEILGWDGPRKRIGPDLRTEPNYFAAAEQLLATQSLSAKEQQLAHQVVEHPESERSRKLLAESLKLRIQAQEKAKQGAEPEATEEAETPAEDLKPLTREAAKLANMLGSDDELPGKQRRVGPSLRHLASKVDMKWVYDWVRDPKNFRPSTRMPKFFGLWDHLEPLQEVDAEGNLVFELDPDGRPTDKPVMVESPGLATAKLYEPVEIYSISHYLMQASQPFEYLPRPEGVTEDPSPERGKRLFEQRGCLACHQQYEFPAGEATQGPDLSRLAGKLNTPDGQKWLYSWVREPNRYHTRTVMPNLFLEPIASEVDGQTVVTDPAADITSYLLASSEPWEATVDVPNVESLAAPLDELAYQYLSGTFTSAQAERYLENGIPESLADSLKGDEIVLVGEGQMTLEKKLAYVGRRSIGKYGCFGCHDIPGFEDAKPIGTGLADWGRKDPSRLAFEQIAAYLHGHGTAPGHGGGHGADPHAAAGQGDHGAAAADDPAADASAEDIGFFMHALLSQHRSGFAWQKLRAPRSFDFRKTENKPYNDRLRMPKFPFNQEEIEAVVTFVLGLVAEPPAKQYVYNPNPRQKAIVEGRQVLEKFNCGGCHTMEMETWKFDFNPHTFEAPLPFDDYGFLKPHFPPSQLAASEKVDRRGLGSATVSGMPVMDAEGNPIEGEDDDGNPVYYFTLWKDVPINGHVWSVGGADLQIGADQITAKRPPVGGDFARLIFPQVLEEEKQVNPNVKDSEAWGWLPPPLVGEGRKVQSNWLYEFLQNPYPIRPAVVLRMPKFNMSPDDAQKLVDYFAAVDGASFPYQFDPRTQESHLAIEETEHPGRLDDALKIVTNGNYCIKCHNVGDFEVAGSPKALAPNLNQVHSRLRPDFIRNWLANPKRLLPYTGMPVNFPEDKPADQALFPGTSLDQIEGVVDLLLNFDSFLAGKTSIKPLIQAPTVPPEQAAGAGGGE